In Candidatus Methylomirabilota bacterium, the DNA window CGCCGACGCGATCTTCATGATCTTCATGCTCCTCTTCCTGACGCCGCTCGCGATCGTGGCGGTGGGCGGGCTCATCGTGTTCGTCACCGCGGCGCTGGCGGGAATGTTCCAGAACTTCGCGGGAGCGAAGGGCGCGCCGTTCTGGGTCTTCTCGGGCTTCGCGTACCTCGTGCTGGTCGTCGTCGGCTTCTTCACGCGGGGGTACTGGATGCCGCACGTCCAGGGCGCGGTCAGCCTCATCGCCCGCGCGCTCCTCGCCGCGTCCCGGTAACGCCGCCGCGCGGCGGCCGGCGCGGTCGTTCCTGCTAGAATGACTCGCATGCCACGCTGGCGCGTGGGCGACATTTATCGGGTGCCGCGAGGCCGGCGCAAACCGAGGGTGGCCTGACCAAGCTGCGTGTCGGCGTCGTTTTCGGAGGCCGCTCCGGCGAGCACGAGGTCTCCCTGGCCTCCGGGGCGTCGGTGATCGCGGCGCTCGAGCAGCGCGGCCACGCCGTCGTGCCGATCGGCATCGCGCGGGACGGCCGCTGGGTCGTCGGCGGCGAGCCGTTGCGCGCGCTGGCCGCCGAGGCGCGTGTGGCCCTGCCCGCGGACGACGCCGCGGGCTCCGTGAAGAAGGCGCTCGCCGACCGCGCCGAGGCCGTCGAGAGCGGCACGCAGAGCCTGGCGCGCACCGAGCCGCCCGGCGGCCTGCCGGCCGAGGTCCGCCGCCTCGACGTCGTCGTCATCATGCTCCACGGTCCGTACGGCGAGGACGGCACGATCCAGGGCCTCTTCGAGCTGGCCGACGTCCCGTACGTCGGCGCCGGCGTTATGGCGTCGGCGATCGGCATGGACAAGGCGATGATGAAGACCGTCTTCCAGGCCCACGGGCTGCCGGTCGTCGAGCACCTCGTCGTCGCCCGGCGCGAGTGGCGGGAGGACCCGGCCCGCGTCGCGCGGCGGGTCGCCGAGACGCTCGGCTTCCCCTGCTTCGTCAAGCCCTCGAACCTCGGCTCCTCCGTGGGCATCAGCAAGGTGCGCGACGCGGGCGCGCTGGCGCCGGCGATGGACGAGGCCGCGCGGCACGACCGCAAGATCCTCGTCGAGCGCGCCGTGCGCGGGCGCGAGATCGAGGTCAGCGTCCTCGGCAACGACGCGCCGGTCGCGTCGCTCCCCGGCGAGATCACCTACGCGAGCGAGTTTTACGACTACGCGACCAAGTACGCCGAGGGGCAGGCGCGTCTGACGGTGCCGGCGCCGATCGCGCCCGAGGTCACGCGCAAGATCCAGGAGCTGGCCCTCGCCGCCTACCGCGCCGTGGACTGCGCGGGGATGGCCCGCGTCGACTTCTTCCTCGAGGGCGACCGGGTGCTCGTCAACGAGATCAACACGATCCCCGGCTTCACGGCCACCAGCGGCTACGCGCGCATGTGGGAGGCGTCGGGGCTCGCCTACCCGGACCTGTTGGAGCGCTTGATCCAGCTCGCCCTCGAGCGCCACAAGGATAAGGGTGCCGGCTGAGATCGTCATCGCGGGCGGCGGCACGGGCGGCCACACGAGCCCGGGTCTCGCCGTCGCCGCGCTCCTCGCCGCGCGTGGCGTCGGCTACGCGTGGATCGGCTCGCGCGGCGGCATCGAGGCGAGCCGCGCGCCCGAGGCCGGCATCCCCTACCACGCGATCCCGACGGGCAAGCTTCGGCGCGCCATCACGTGGCGAAACGTCGTGGACCTCTTCGTCAACGTCCCGGCGGGCGCGGCGGAGGCCTTCCGGGCGCTCGGGCGCCTTCGTCCGCGAGTCGTGTTCGCGACCGGCGGATACGTCGCCGTGCCGGTCATGCTCGCGGCGGCCGCGCGCCGCATCCCGATCGTGCTGCACGAGCAGACGTCGGTTCCCGGGCTCGCCAACCGCCTGGGCGCCCGGCTCGCCCGCCGGGTGGCCGTGACCTTCGACGAGAGCACCCACCACTTTCCCGCCCGCAAGGTCGTCGTGACCGGCAACCCGCTCAGGCCCGAGCTGCGCGGCGGCTCGCCCGCGCGCGCGGCCCGGCGGTTCGGGCTCGACGCGGCGGTCCCTCTCGTTTACGTGACGGGGGGCGCGCAGGGCGCCCAGCGCATCAACCGGGCGGTCGGGGCGAGCCTCGCGCAGCTGCTCGAGCACGCACAGATCATCCACCAGTGCGGCGACAACCCGACGACGGGCGATCGGGCGTGGCTCGAGACGCGTCGCGCGGAGCTCCCGCCGGCCCTCGCGCGGCGCTACGCGGTCGCGCCGTACGTCGGCGCCGAGCTCGCCGACGTCTACGCGGCCGCGGTGCTCGTCGTCTCCCGCGCCGGGGCCGGCACGGTGAACGAGTGCTGCCAGCTCGGCCTTCCCGCGCTCTACATCCCGTTGCCGGGGGCGCGCGGCGACGAGCAGGCGGCGAACGCCCGACTCGTCGAGCGTACCGGGGGCGCCGCCGTGCTTCCGCAGTCGGATCTCACGCCCGAACGGCTCGTCGCCGAGGTCACGGCGCTGCTCGCCGACCCGCGGCGCCTCAAGGAGATGGGCGAGCGCGCCCGCCGAATCGCCGTCCCCGACGCCACCGAGCGCCTCGTCGCGCTCCTCACCGAGCACTCGTGAGGGTTCCCAGGCCGGGTGCCTTGGTCGACCACGCTAGCGACCAGATCGTCGGCGGTCGTGTCCTGTGGCGCTGCGCCCGAGCGACGCCCAGAAGCTACGGGTCTCCCAAGGCACCCGGCCTGGGAACGTCCGGCGAGCGCTCGGCGAGACTCGCGGGCGCGGGTCAGCGGGCGGGCGCGCGGCCGCGGAGATCCCAGCGCAGCGGGCAGCGCTCGCAGCGCGGGACCGTGCGGCAGTGCGACTTCCCCACCGCAACGAGGAGCGCGTGATACTCGTTGAACAGCGCGGGATCGGACGGCAGATGCGCCTCGAGAAAGGCGCGCGCGGCCTCGTAGCCCGCGCCGCGAGGCAGGAGCCGGTGGCGCGCCAGCACGCGCCGGGCGTAGGCGTCGGCGACGAACACGGGTCGGCGCGCCGCGTAGAGAAGGATCGCGTCGGCCGTCTCGGGCCCGAGCCCTGGCACCGCCAGGAGGTCGCGACGGAGCGGGCCGAGCGGCTCATGGCGGAGCCGGGCGAACCCGCCCCGGTCGAGCAGCCAGCGCGTCAGGGCGAGGAGCCGCCGGGCCTTCACGCGAGGCGTGCCCGCCGGGCGGATCACGCGCGCGAGCTTGGCCGCCGAGAGCCCCGCCAGGCGCCGCGCCGTCAGGCGCCCGCGCGCGCGAAGGGCGGCGACGGCGCGCGCCGCGTTGGTCCACGCCGTGTGCTGGGTGAGAACCGCGCCCGCCGCGATCTCGTAGGCCGTGCGGCCGGGCCACCAGGCCTGCGGCCCGAATCGCCACGTGAGCGCCAGGTAGAGGCGGAGCAGGCGCG includes these proteins:
- a CDS encoding D-alanine--D-alanine ligase family protein gives rise to the protein MRVGVVFGGRSGEHEVSLASGASVIAALEQRGHAVVPIGIARDGRWVVGGEPLRALAAEARVALPADDAAGSVKKALADRAEAVESGTQSLARTEPPGGLPAEVRRLDVVVIMLHGPYGEDGTIQGLFELADVPYVGAGVMASAIGMDKAMMKTVFQAHGLPVVEHLVVARREWREDPARVARRVAETLGFPCFVKPSNLGSSVGISKVRDAGALAPAMDEAARHDRKILVERAVRGREIEVSVLGNDAPVASLPGEITYASEFYDYATKYAEGQARLTVPAPIAPEVTRKIQELALAAYRAVDCAGMARVDFFLEGDRVLVNEINTIPGFTATSGYARMWEASGLAYPDLLERLIQLALERHKDKGAG
- the murG gene encoding undecaprenyldiphospho-muramoylpentapeptide beta-N-acetylglucosaminyltransferase, whose translation is MPAEIVIAGGGTGGHTSPGLAVAALLAARGVGYAWIGSRGGIEASRAPEAGIPYHAIPTGKLRRAITWRNVVDLFVNVPAGAAEAFRALGRLRPRVVFATGGYVAVPVMLAAAARRIPIVLHEQTSVPGLANRLGARLARRVAVTFDESTHHFPARKVVVTGNPLRPELRGGSPARAARRFGLDAAVPLVYVTGGAQGAQRINRAVGASLAQLLEHAQIIHQCGDNPTTGDRAWLETRRAELPPALARRYAVAPYVGAELADVYAAAVLVVSRAGAGTVNECCQLGLPALYIPLPGARGDEQAANARLVERTGGAAVLPQSDLTPERLVAEVTALLADPRRLKEMGERARRIAVPDATERLVALLTEHS